The following are encoded in a window of Oncorhynchus keta strain PuntledgeMale-10-30-2019 chromosome 10, Oket_V2, whole genome shotgun sequence genomic DNA:
- the LOC118389571 gene encoding gig2-like protein DreN — MPANLVQFSGWEAVVEKQIVLKPGQAPRGRQGYTMYHGTHRDSARAIITGGFRPSAGGTLGPGVYCSRDIAKARGYPSVCPPGEQVVLQLKVRVGRVKKMDGQNLAMRYSWQQSGYDTAWLPSTIIGHEEDCVKDPKRVAVKGIAHCSDTATKQALEKLISQQRQGGSSGQGNEQGVVGRCKVCKMQTPIGHSLEVCWGCDATVCPFMDKHVCKRSS, encoded by the coding sequence ATGCCAGCGAATTTGGTGCAGTTCAGCGGTTGGGAGGCTGTGGTTGAGAAGCAGATTGTCCTGAAACCTGGTCAGGCACCACGGGGCAGACAAGGCTACACCATGTACCATGGCACCCACCGTGACAGCGCTCGAGCCATCATCACAGGGGGTTTCCGGCCCTCTGCGGGGGGCACGTTAGGCCCGGGGGTCTATTGCAGCCGGGACATAGCCAAGGCGCGGGGCTACCCTAGTGTGTGCCCCCCTGGGGAACAAGTGGTACTGCAGCTGAAAGTCCGGGTGGGCCGCGTGAAGAAGATGGATGGACAGAATTTAGCAATGCGGTACTCGTGGCAACAGAGTGGCTATGATACTGCCTGGCTGCCCTCCACCATCATTGGGCATGAGGAGGACTGTGTTAAAGACCCCAAGCGGGTGGCGGTGAAAGGCATTGCACACTGTAGCGACACGGCCACGAAGCAAGCCCTCGAGAAGCTCATCAGTCAGCAGAGACAGGGGGGGTCAAGTGGACAGGGAAACGAGCAGGGGGTTGTGGGCAGGTGTAAGGTGTGCAAGATGCAGACCCCGATTGGCCActctctggaggtgtgttgggggTGTGACGCCACTGTATGCCCTTTTATGGACAAACATGTCTGCAAAAGGAGCAGTTGA